The genomic segment CCACTCTGACCGGCCTCCGCCGGTGCCCCCTGCGACAGGTCGATCTCGACGCCGCGCTCCTTCAGCCAGTCGCGCACGGTCTCCGATTGCTGGCGCACCGTCGTGCCTAGGTCGCGTGCCTGGCTCGCCACGGTGGCGCCGCCGAAGGCCGTGAGCCCGAGCGCGAGGGCGGCGAGCACGAGGCTGGCGATCGCGAGGCGCCACCCGCGCCCGATCGGCAGCACATATCCGAGGCCCCGGGTCACCCCGTCGAGGAAGACGGCGAACAAGATGCCGGAAAAGATCAGCAGCAGCGTCGCTGCCGCGGTCCAAGCGAGCCAGAGGGCGGCGGCGAAGGCCACGACCGCGATGCCCGCGGCCGCAAGGCGCCATGCGCCCGGCGGGTTGGCCGGCGGGCTGAAAGGGGGAGCCGTCATGGTTCGGGGGATCCGTTTGCGGTTCATGCGGGGCTAAGAAAGACCCCGGGACAATCGGTGATGTGTCAGGCCCGAGATTCAGGCCCAGGATTCAGACCCAGGATTCAGACCCAGGCTTGGGCGGCGGCGGCGTCGGCCTCCGTCGCCGCGACCCAGCCGCCGGTGGTGCCGTCGGCGAGGTGCTCGCGCTTCCAGAACGGGGCGCGGGTCTTGAGATAATCCATCAGGAAGTCGGCCGCGGCGAAGGCGGCCTTGCGGTGCGGCGAGGCGGTGATCACGAGGACGATGCCCTCGCCCGGCCGCACCAGCCCGTGGCGGTGGATCACCCGCAGGGCCTGGACCGGCCAGCGAGCGCGCGCCTCCTCCACCACGCGGGCGATCTCGGCCTCGGCCATGCCGGGATAATGCTCCAGCTCCAGCGCGGCGAGCCGGCCCGCCTCGTCGCGGCAGAGGCCGGAGAAGGTCACCACCGCCCCGGCCCGGCCGGCCAGCTCCGCTTCGATCCGGGCGATCTCGGCGGCGGTGTCGAAGGGCTCGGACTGGATGCTGACCGTCATGACCCACACATGACCCATATTGAGGGAACGCGTACGCGGCGCCGACAGACCGGCCCCGGCGTTTCGCGCCGGCCCGTGACCCCCTTTGCCCGTGAGCCTATATGGCTCAACAATAGGACCGCGCCACCGGCGCCGTTTCGACGAACAGCGAGCCGCGACGTGACGCCCGACCTGATCCTGCCCTACGACGGCATCCTGCCCGTCTTCGCCAGCCGCCCCGTCTGGTGCGGGCGCGCCAGCACCGTGATCGGCGCCGCCACCCTCGGGGCCCAGGCCTGGCTCGGCGACGACAGCGTGATCCGCAGCGACGGCCAGCCGATCACCGCGGGCGACCGCTTCTGGCTCGGCGCCCGCTCCACCGTCCACATCGCCACCGAATCGCTGCCGACGCATATCGGCGACCGAGTCACGGTCGGCCGCAACGCGGTGGTGCATGCCTGCACCGTGGGCTCGGACGTGGTGATCGAGGACGACGCGATCATCCTCGACGGGGCGATCGTCGGCAACAACGTGCTGATCGAGGCGGGCGCCACCATCTTCCCCCGCTCGAAGCTCGAGAGCGGCTTCGCCTATGGCGGCAACCCGGCCAAGCGCCTGCGCCCGGTGACGCCGGAGGAACTGGCCGAGCGGGCCGAACGCCTGCGCGAGGCGTCCGGCGAGGCAGCGAGCCCGGCCGCGCATCCTGAGCCGCCCGAGACCGAAGAGAGCGTGTTCGTGGCCCGCACCGCCCGGCTCTCCGGCCGCATCGCGCTCGGCGCCGGATCGACGGTGCTGTTCTCCTGTGAACTCGCCGCGGAGGTCGGGCCGATCGTGGTCGGGGCCGACACCAACATCCAGGACAACACGGTGATCCGCAGCCGCGGCGAGGGCGTGGTGATCGGGCGCGACACCACGATCGGCCACAACGTGCGCATGGCCGATTGCCGGATCGGCGCCCGCAGCCTGATCGGCATCGGCTCGGTGCTGGCGCCGGGCACGGTGGTGGCCGACGACGTGATGCTGGCTGGCGGCGCGACCACCGATCCGGGCCAGTTGCTGGAGGGCGGTCATCTCTGGGGCGGGCGCCCGGCCCGCATCCTCGGCACGCTCGACGCGGCGAAGCGCGCGATGATGAGCCACATCGTCGAGGGCTATTGCCGGCACGGGCGCGAGTACCGGCTGCTGCAGGAGCAGGAGGGGTAAGGCGATCCGCGCCCTCTGCCACGCCCTCTCCAACGCGCCGTCCCCGGAGTCGACAGAGCCATGATGAGCCGTCTCTCGATGCTGACGCTCGGCGGCCGGAAACGGTTCGACGATCTCAGCGAGCAGGAGATCCTGGCGCTCGCGATCGGGTCCGAGGAGGAGGACGGCCAGATCTACCGGGCCTATGCGGGACGCCTGCGCGGCGAATACCCCCATTCGGCCGCCCTGTTCGACGCGATGGCGGAGGCCGAGGATGAGCATCGCCGCCGCCTGATCGCGCGCTACAAGCAGCGCTTCGGCGACTTCATCATCCCGATCCGGCGCGAGCACATTGCCGGCTATTACAGCCGCAAGCCGGTCTGGCTGATGCGCAATCTCGGGCTCGACCGGGTCCGCGAGGAGGCCG from the Methylorubrum extorquens genome contains:
- the moaE gene encoding molybdopterin synthase, large subunit (Evidence 2a : Function from experimental evidences in other organisms; PubMedId : 11135669, 12571227, 8514782; Product type e : enzyme) yields the protein MTVSIQSEPFDTAAEIARIEAELAGRAGAVVTFSGLCRDEAGRLAALELEHYPGMAEAEIARVVEEARARWPVQALRVIHRHGLVRPGEGIVLVITASPHRKAAFAAADFLMDYLKTRAPFWKREHLADGTTGGWVAATEADAAAAQAWV
- a CDS encoding conserved protein of unknown function (Evidence 4 : Unknown function but conserved in other organisms) — encoded protein: MTPDLILPYDGILPVFASRPVWCGRASTVIGAATLGAQAWLGDDSVIRSDGQPITAGDRFWLGARSTVHIATESLPTHIGDRVTVGRNAVVHACTVGSDVVIEDDAIILDGAIVGNNVLIEAGATIFPRSKLESGFAYGGNPAKRLRPVTPEELAERAERLREASGEAASPAAHPEPPETEESVFVARTARLSGRIALGAGSTVLFSCELAAEVGPIVVGADTNIQDNTVIRSRGEGVVIGRDTTIGHNVRMADCRIGARSLIGIGSVLAPGTVVADDVMLAGGATTDPGQLLEGGHLWGGRPARILGTLDAAKRAMMSHIVEGYCRHGREYRLLQEQEG